A portion of the Sulfurospirillum diekertiae genome contains these proteins:
- a CDS encoding ABC transporter ATP-binding protein — translation MKNVLEVKNISKSFKDYSSEFKRILSWFGCDFKPITEHHILKHINFSIAPGEAVGIVGRNGAGKSTLLKIITGTLKPSSGNVHIDGRISAILELGMGFHPDLTGRQNIYHSAGLMGFTNEQIDAVIDELRDFAEIGEYFDQPVRTYSSGMQLRVAFGVITAYRPDILIVDEALSVGDAYFQHKSLNRIREFQKQGTTLLLVSHDRGAIQAICNRAILLEKGAVIKDGNPEEVMDFYNALIAEKENSTIKQVVREDGKVETISGTGEARVEDIGIYNQKNEKIEYIAVGEDITLKVNIGIYRDIPNLVVGYMIKDRLGQPIFGTNTYHYNSVIENSKKGDVFNVMFSFPMNLGVGSYSIAIAVHKDDTHISANYEWRDQALVFNVVNTSKKEFVGFIWMEQRIEVQHVK, via the coding sequence ATGAAGAATGTATTGGAAGTAAAAAATATAAGTAAATCTTTTAAAGATTACAGTTCAGAATTTAAGCGCATTCTTTCGTGGTTTGGTTGTGACTTTAAGCCTATAACAGAACATCATATTTTAAAGCATATCAATTTTTCTATTGCTCCAGGTGAAGCTGTGGGAATAGTTGGACGAAATGGCGCAGGGAAGAGTACACTCCTAAAAATAATAACAGGGACGCTGAAGCCATCCAGTGGTAACGTCCATATAGATGGACGCATATCTGCTATACTGGAGCTTGGGATGGGCTTTCATCCTGATTTGACTGGTCGTCAAAATATTTATCATTCAGCAGGGTTGATGGGCTTTACAAATGAACAAATAGATGCAGTCATAGATGAGCTTAGAGATTTTGCAGAGATAGGTGAGTATTTTGATCAACCTGTTCGTACTTACTCTAGTGGAATGCAATTAAGGGTGGCATTTGGTGTGATAACTGCTTATAGACCTGATATACTTATCGTAGATGAGGCGCTGTCGGTAGGTGATGCCTACTTCCAACATAAAAGTTTAAATCGCATACGAGAGTTTCAAAAGCAGGGAACGACATTGCTTTTAGTTTCACATGATCGTGGAGCCATTCAAGCTATCTGCAATAGGGCTATCTTACTAGAAAAAGGTGCTGTCATAAAAGATGGAAATCCGGAAGAGGTAATGGACTTTTACAATGCACTTATAGCTGAAAAAGAAAATAGTACGATAAAGCAAGTAGTTAGAGAAGATGGCAAAGTAGAAACTATTTCTGGAACGGGTGAAGCAAGAGTTGAAGATATTGGTATTTACAATCAAAAAAATGAAAAGATAGAATATATTGCTGTTGGAGAGGATATTACTTTAAAAGTTAATATTGGGATTTATAGAGATATACCAAACCTTGTAGTTGGATATATGATCAAAGATAGACTTGGTCAACCAATTTTTGGAACTAACACTTATCATTATAATTCTGTAATAGAAAATAGTAAAAAAGGTGATGTTTTTAATGTAATGTTTTCATTTCCAATGAATTTAGGAGTTGGTTCATATTCTATTGCTATTGCGGTGCATAAGGACGATACACATATATCGGCAAACTATGAGTGGAGAGATCAAGCTTTAGTATTTAATGTTGTGAATACATCAAAAAAAGAATTTGTAGGATTCATATGGATGGAACAAAGAATAGAGGTCCAGCATGTTAAATAA
- a CDS encoding molybdopterin-dependent oxidoreductase: METSRRNFLIGTSIVAGSAAVGGYHETLGKAITMQRRGEKAKDAIYGNAPLTEIIQKEGKIAFSNDYVVKPSVCNGCTTFCSVRVKIDAKSGEVVRVFGNPYSLLSSDPWLPYKTPLIESFKATSGFKESGLEMRSTACSRGNLVYEKLKDPFRVTTPLKRVGKRGEDKWASISIEQLIKEISEGGNLFGEGEVQGLKALADTKTLIDAQNPDYGPIANKLCVLGTADEGRQNYMVHRFVQSFGTVNFMGHTSICGLSMRAGEAAYLDDFATSPHMKPDFEHCEFLLSIGTAPAQAGNPFKRQAKLLAKSRTGGALRYVIVTPILTNSDSIAVGDRSRWLPIKPSGDLALVMGMIRVIIEEERYLKAYLAIPSDVAQKTLNEVSFTNASHLVIMDGVKKVRFWWMLPRWLM, encoded by the coding sequence ATGGAAACATCACGCAGAAATTTTTTAATCGGAACCAGCATCGTCGCAGGCAGTGCCGCGGTGGGAGGGTATCATGAGACACTCGGAAAAGCCATCACGATGCAACGAAGAGGTGAAAAAGCCAAAGACGCGATCTATGGCAATGCGCCACTGACTGAAATTATCCAAAAAGAGGGAAAGATAGCCTTTTCAAATGACTACGTTGTTAAACCTAGCGTCTGCAACGGCTGCACGACATTTTGTTCCGTACGTGTCAAAATTGATGCCAAAAGTGGTGAAGTGGTACGTGTTTTTGGCAATCCCTACAGTTTGCTCTCAAGTGACCCGTGGTTACCCTACAAAACACCTCTTATAGAGAGTTTTAAAGCAACATCAGGCTTTAAAGAGAGTGGGCTAGAAATGCGCTCAACGGCATGCTCACGCGGTAATCTCGTCTATGAAAAACTGAAAGATCCATTCCGTGTCACAACACCACTCAAACGTGTGGGCAAGAGAGGGGAAGATAAGTGGGCGAGTATCTCCATCGAACAGCTCATTAAAGAGATCAGCGAGGGTGGCAATCTTTTTGGCGAGGGCGAGGTTCAAGGGCTTAAAGCTTTAGCAGACACCAAAACGCTCATCGATGCACAAAACCCAGACTACGGCCCTATTGCCAATAAACTTTGTGTTTTAGGAACGGCGGATGAAGGTCGTCAAAACTATATGGTACACCGTTTTGTTCAAAGCTTCGGAACCGTTAACTTTATGGGGCACACCTCTATCTGTGGGCTCTCCATGCGTGCAGGAGAAGCGGCGTATCTGGATGATTTTGCTACTTCGCCGCATATGAAGCCCGATTTTGAGCATTGTGAATTTTTACTGAGCATTGGAACGGCTCCTGCCCAAGCCGGTAATCCGTTTAAGCGCCAAGCGAAACTGCTTGCCAAAAGCCGCACAGGCGGAGCGCTTCGTTATGTGATTGTCACACCTATTTTAACGAACAGCGACTCGATTGCGGTAGGGGATCGCTCACGTTGGTTGCCGATCAAACCTAGCGGCGATTTGGCGTTGGTGATGGGAATGATTCGTGTGATTATTGAAGAGGAGCGCTACTTAAAAGCGTATCTTGCAATCCCCAGTGATGTTGCGCAAAAAACATTGAACGAGGTTAGTTTTACCAATGCATCGCATCTTGTCATTATGGATGGGGTGAAAAAGGTGAGATTTTGGTGGATGCTGCCAAGGTGGCTTATGTGA
- a CDS encoding mannose-1-phosphate guanylyltransferase/mannose-6-phosphate isomerase, which produces MVNLILCGGSGTRLWPISRTLMPKQFIRLFDGQSLFQLTVKRNKQLCSKQLIVSNIEQYFLALDQLNEVGGVTEAYYLLEPTARNTAPAIALACMALDAEEIVLVTPSDHLIKNHEAYKHVVERAKKLAQQDSLVTFGITPAFAETGFGYIEADGENVKAFHEKPNLHMAETYVQAGNYFWNSGMFCFKAGVFLEELHQYSPAIYDACKLAFERKLTTNDLEFRIALKDMQAIPEDSIDYAVMEKSKKVKVVTAGDIEWNDVGSFDALYQEFPKDDDGNTLYKRYINVDSKNNLIVPSCRAIATVDIEDLIIVDTPDALLISKKGSSQKVKRVVAELKNRQTEIHNIHLTAHRPWGTYTVLEDTPGYKIKRIVVNPGKRLSLQKHFHRSEHWIVVSGTATVTVGEETRLIRPNESTYIKMGEVHRLINDGKIPIVLIEAQVGEYTGEDDIVRIEDEYNRI; this is translated from the coding sequence ATGGTTAATTTGATTTTATGTGGCGGTAGCGGTACAAGACTTTGGCCTATTAGTCGAACATTGATGCCAAAACAATTTATTCGCCTTTTTGATGGACAATCACTCTTTCAATTAACAGTAAAACGCAATAAGCAATTGTGTTCCAAGCAACTTATAGTTTCCAATATTGAACAGTATTTTTTAGCATTAGATCAGCTCAATGAAGTAGGAGGAGTGACAGAAGCATATTACTTACTTGAACCTACAGCGAGGAACACGGCTCCAGCCATCGCCCTAGCTTGTATGGCGCTTGATGCTGAAGAAATTGTCCTTGTGACACCCAGTGATCATCTTATTAAAAACCATGAAGCGTACAAGCATGTTGTTGAACGTGCAAAAAAATTAGCACAACAAGATTCTTTAGTAACGTTTGGCATTACACCGGCATTTGCAGAGACTGGATTTGGTTATATAGAGGCAGATGGTGAAAATGTCAAAGCTTTTCATGAAAAACCTAATTTACATATGGCAGAAACCTATGTACAAGCAGGAAATTATTTTTGGAATAGTGGCATGTTTTGCTTTAAAGCAGGGGTGTTTTTAGAAGAGTTACATCAGTATTCTCCTGCTATTTATGATGCATGTAAGTTAGCTTTTGAAAGAAAGTTAACTACTAATGATTTAGAATTTAGAATAGCACTTAAAGATATGCAAGCTATCCCAGAAGATAGCATTGATTACGCGGTCATGGAAAAAAGTAAAAAAGTAAAAGTTGTTACAGCTGGTGATATCGAATGGAATGATGTAGGAAGTTTTGATGCGCTCTATCAGGAATTTCCTAAAGACGATGATGGTAACACGCTTTACAAACGATACATTAACGTTGATAGCAAAAACAATCTTATTGTACCAAGCTGTAGAGCTATAGCTACGGTAGATATAGAAGATCTCATCATTGTCGATACACCTGATGCATTGCTTATCTCCAAAAAAGGTTCATCTCAAAAAGTCAAAAGAGTCGTTGCAGAACTTAAAAATAGACAAACAGAGATTCACAACATCCACCTCACAGCGCATCGCCCATGGGGAACTTACACGGTACTCGAAGATACACCTGGTTATAAGATAAAACGCATTGTTGTCAATCCTGGAAAACGTCTTAGCTTACAAAAACATTTTCATAGAAGTGAACATTGGATCGTTGTTAGTGGTACTGCAACTGTTACGGTGGGTGAAGAGACAAGGCTTATACGCCCCAATGAATCAACTTATATCAAAATGGGAGAAGTGCACCGTCTTATTAACGACGGTAAAATCCCTATTGTACTCATAGAGGCACAAGTCGGTGAATACACAGGTGAAGATGACATCGTCCGTATTGAAGATGAGTACAATAGAATATGA
- a CDS encoding molybdopterin dinucleotide binding domain-containing protein, translated as MDAAKVAYVIDKADGLLKNAANVLEADILYEGDVSLEGVKYTVKSSFVLLKEAAFEHSLDFYAKESGVDEKTILELAREFTSYGRSVGVDCHGGTMHSTGFYTTYAIMMLGALVGNLNHKGGMSVGGGKFKDFNGSCYNLLAYAGKQKPFGVRIDRARMAYEKSSEYKRKIEQGVNPYPAKDAWFPFSPAIESEVINSSANAYPYKLGVLISWNANFVYGQSGSDHLLPLLKDPAKAIPLFVAIDPFINETSRYADYIVPDSVLYETWGVLAPWAGHLTKTTHVRYPILKSPNATFANGEPISMDSFMIELGKALGLAGFGKNAINGANAKFDFDKPEDFYLRAFENVAMDGANPAPEASDDEIALAGLEEYVPSLQRICTDNWRRVAYVMSRGGRFADKSSAYDGNKMSHAYQKPIAIYNQTLGVAFNSMSGEPYSGVPRYYAPRFYTGNKIDMDSKEFNLLAFSYKSNVLSSYTASVESLRDTRYTTFIDLSTATAKNYGIAHGDRVVVRSSEGKVEGICRIREGLHPRSIGIEHGGGRMGEGGSSVHIDGITKEGRIARRSGVNINKLGLSDASRLNIATLSDFVIGSNVRQAIPVKIEKI; from the coding sequence GTGGATGCTGCCAAGGTGGCTTATGTGATTGACAAAGCAGATGGATTGCTAAAAAATGCTGCTAATGTTTTAGAAGCAGACATTTTATATGAAGGTGATGTAAGCCTAGAAGGCGTGAAATACACGGTAAAAAGTTCGTTTGTGTTGTTAAAGGAAGCGGCGTTTGAGCACTCTCTTGATTTTTATGCCAAAGAGAGTGGCGTGGATGAAAAAACGATTCTAGAACTTGCGCGTGAGTTTACCTCGTATGGTAGAAGTGTTGGGGTGGATTGTCACGGTGGAACGATGCACTCGACAGGATTTTATACGACCTATGCTATTATGATGTTAGGAGCCCTCGTGGGCAATCTCAACCACAAAGGCGGTATGAGCGTCGGAGGAGGAAAATTCAAAGACTTCAATGGCTCATGTTACAATCTTTTAGCCTATGCCGGTAAGCAAAAACCTTTTGGTGTTCGCATCGATAGAGCGAGAATGGCGTATGAAAAAAGTAGCGAGTATAAACGCAAAATTGAGCAAGGAGTCAATCCTTACCCTGCCAAAGATGCGTGGTTTCCTTTTAGCCCTGCTATCGAATCCGAGGTTATTAACAGCAGTGCCAATGCGTACCCGTATAAACTAGGAGTACTGATTAGTTGGAATGCAAATTTTGTTTATGGTCAAAGCGGGAGTGATCATCTTTTGCCGCTGCTGAAAGACCCTGCCAAAGCGATTCCTCTTTTTGTTGCGATTGATCCATTTATCAACGAAACCAGTCGTTACGCAGATTATATCGTGCCTGATTCGGTGTTGTATGAGACATGGGGCGTGCTGGCTCCTTGGGCGGGACATCTCACCAAAACAACGCATGTGCGCTATCCCATTTTAAAATCGCCCAATGCAACCTTTGCCAATGGTGAGCCTATCAGTATGGACAGCTTTATGATTGAGCTTGGAAAAGCGTTGGGATTGGCTGGCTTTGGCAAAAATGCGATTAATGGTGCGAATGCGAAGTTTGATTTTGATAAACCTGAAGATTTTTATTTGCGAGCTTTTGAGAACGTAGCGATGGATGGCGCTAATCCTGCGCCTGAAGCGAGTGATGATGAGATCGCTCTTGCAGGACTGGAGGAATACGTTCCTTCGTTGCAACGCATTTGTACAGATAATTGGCGCAGAGTGGCGTATGTGATGAGTAGGGGTGGACGCTTTGCCGATAAATCAAGTGCGTATGATGGCAACAAAATGAGCCATGCGTATCAAAAACCGATTGCCATTTACAACCAAACATTGGGCGTTGCGTTTAATTCTATGAGTGGCGAGCCTTACAGTGGGGTGCCTCGTTATTATGCGCCACGTTTTTACACGGGCAATAAGATCGATATGGATTCCAAAGAGTTCAATCTTTTAGCCTTCAGTTACAAATCCAATGTCCTCTCTTCCTACACAGCCTCTGTAGAGAGTCTACGCGATACACGCTACACCACGTTTATTGATCTGAGCACGGCAACTGCAAAAAACTACGGCATTGCCCATGGCGATCGTGTGGTCGTGCGCTCCAGTGAAGGAAAAGTCGAGGGTATTTGCCGTATCCGTGAAGGGTTGCATCCTCGCTCTATCGGCATTGAACACGGCGGTGGCAGAATGGGTGAAGGAGGTAGTAGCGTACACATTGATGGCATAACCAAAGAAGGTAGAATCGCCAGACGAAGTGGTGTGAATATCAATAAATTAGGCCTGAGTGATGCCTCCCGCCTTAACATTGCAACACTGAGTGATTTTGTCATCGGCTCTAATGTAAGACAGGCTATTCCTGTGAAAATTGAGAAGATATAA
- a CDS encoding glycosyltransferase yields the protein MRIVIDLQGAQSIGSRNRGIGRYSLSLTKAIISNCANHEILVVLSGLFPDTIIPLRNELEGLLSQKNILVWDAPQNVSYIDKLNDVRRESAEYIRESFLATLNPDMVLVTSMFEGLVDDAVSSVGLIDRKIPTACILYDLIPLINSSTYLDNPDIKKWYEAKIAHLCKVDLLLSISESSRQEGIDYLGSTNEFTVNISTACEKHFRPLVINDEYELSLRARYSLKDTFIMYTGGIDHRKNIEGLIRAYSNLPQNIRDKHQLAIVCAIQENDRTRLGALAKNHGLDSHEIIFTGFVSEEDLVALYNLCRVFIFPSWHEGFGLPALEAMSCGKAVIGANTSSIPEVIGLEEALFDPKNDQAITDMLVKVLCDDDFRMMLASHGLVQAENFSWDKCAITAIKAIEHWHVQNITLEQSLFTEKGLKLAYISPLPPEKSGISDYSAELLPTLSKYYDIDVVVEQNYVSDQWIRQNCNIRSVEWFRENHSSFDRILYHFGNSFFHQHMFDLLMNIPGVVVLHDFYLSGILGNMEFNPTNNYIFSKALFKSHGYKAFKDKYGTKNIADTILQYPANLEVLQNSLGTIVHSENSKQLTKQWYGPSMSSNMTVIPLLRSSGIIIDRDLARQRLSIPKESFVICSFGFLGESKLNQRLLNAFICSKLSKEPDCYLIFVGENNNGQYGISLVEIIKKSGLKNRIKISGWVDKDTFRDYLASADIGVQLRTSSRGETSAAVLDCMNFNLPTIVNANGSMADLSRDTVWMLENEFTDRSLIEALETLWADEEKRKNLGDRGKDAIRTLHNPQECAFQYFKAIEQFYENPKSIIFNLIHQISNIKSIDEEILMLLVSNSLAKTFPAFPMQKQLFVDISEFIQQDIKSDLLHVVWNVLKELIENPPISYRIEPIYVMSNNFGFMYARQYTSNKILNIPNNFLLDQPIDFDKDDTLISFNTSLSDPYTSKHKYSIFEAKGVKISFALHDWLNMNNLATVSNVGNIAKESIDVKQLQNYIIEQLA from the coding sequence ATGAGGATAGTTATTGATTTACAAGGTGCACAGTCAATAGGATCACGAAACAGAGGAATTGGCCGTTATTCACTTTCTCTAACAAAAGCAATTATTAGTAATTGTGCTAATCATGAGATATTAGTTGTGCTAAGTGGACTTTTCCCTGATACCATTATCCCGTTACGAAATGAATTAGAAGGATTATTGTCTCAAAAAAATATATTAGTTTGGGATGCACCGCAGAATGTTAGCTATATAGATAAATTGAATGATGTCCGTAGAGAATCAGCAGAGTATATTAGAGAATCATTTTTAGCGACCCTTAATCCTGATATGGTACTTGTTACAAGCATGTTTGAAGGGCTTGTTGATGATGCTGTTAGCAGTGTTGGGTTGATCGATCGAAAAATACCAACTGCATGCATCCTTTATGATTTAATTCCTCTCATCAATTCATCAACATATCTTGATAATCCAGATATTAAAAAATGGTATGAAGCAAAAATTGCTCATCTTTGTAAAGTGGATCTTTTATTGTCAATTTCTGAGTCTTCTCGCCAAGAGGGAATAGATTATCTTGGTTCAACCAATGAGTTTACTGTCAATATTTCTACGGCTTGTGAAAAACACTTTAGGCCACTTGTAATTAATGATGAATATGAACTTTCTTTACGTGCTAGGTATTCTTTAAAAGATACCTTTATTATGTATACTGGTGGTATTGATCATAGAAAAAATATTGAGGGATTGATTCGTGCATATAGCAATTTACCCCAAAATATTCGTGATAAGCATCAGCTTGCAATAGTATGTGCTATTCAGGAAAATGATCGAACTAGATTAGGGGCTTTAGCCAAAAATCATGGCTTAGACTCTCATGAAATAATTTTTACTGGATTTGTTTCAGAAGAGGATTTGGTAGCGCTTTATAATTTATGCAGAGTATTTATTTTTCCATCGTGGCATGAAGGCTTTGGTCTGCCAGCGTTAGAAGCGATGTCATGTGGAAAAGCAGTTATTGGAGCGAATACATCTAGTATCCCTGAAGTGATTGGGTTAGAAGAAGCACTGTTTGATCCCAAAAATGATCAGGCAATAACCGATATGCTGGTAAAAGTTTTGTGCGATGATGATTTTCGTATGATGCTTGCCTCGCATGGATTGGTACAGGCAGAAAATTTTTCTTGGGATAAATGTGCTATAACTGCTATTAAAGCTATAGAGCATTGGCATGTTCAAAACATAACTCTTGAGCAATCATTATTTACAGAGAAAGGCCTAAAATTAGCATATATTTCTCCTCTTCCTCCTGAAAAAAGTGGTATAAGTGATTATAGTGCCGAACTCTTGCCTACGTTATCAAAATATTATGATATTGATGTTGTTGTTGAACAAAATTATGTATCAGATCAATGGATTAGACAAAATTGTAACATTAGAAGCGTAGAATGGTTTCGAGAGAATCATTCAAGTTTTGATCGAATTCTTTATCATTTTGGCAATTCCTTTTTCCATCAGCATATGTTTGATTTGTTGATGAATATTCCTGGCGTTGTTGTCCTCCATGATTTTTATTTATCAGGCATACTTGGAAATATGGAATTTAACCCTACGAATAACTATATTTTTTCGAAAGCTCTTTTTAAAAGCCATGGCTATAAAGCATTCAAGGATAAATATGGTACAAAGAATATAGCAGATACAATTTTGCAATATCCTGCTAATTTAGAAGTATTACAAAATTCTCTTGGCACAATAGTTCATTCTGAAAACTCAAAGCAATTAACAAAACAATGGTATGGACCAAGCATGTCTTCAAATATGACAGTCATTCCTCTTTTGCGTTCATCTGGAATTATTATTGATCGTGATTTGGCTCGTCAAAGACTTAGCATTCCTAAAGAATCCTTTGTCATATGTAGTTTTGGATTTTTGGGGGAAAGCAAATTAAACCAACGTTTACTGAATGCCTTTATATGCTCAAAGCTTTCCAAAGAGCCTGATTGTTATTTGATTTTTGTGGGTGAAAATAATAATGGACAATATGGCATTAGTCTTGTAGAGATTATCAAAAAATCTGGTCTAAAAAATCGTATCAAAATTAGTGGCTGGGTAGATAAAGATACATTTAGAGATTATCTAGCATCCGCAGATATTGGAGTCCAGTTGCGTACATCGTCACGAGGAGAAACATCTGCAGCTGTTTTAGACTGTATGAATTTTAATTTGCCTACCATTGTTAATGCCAATGGTTCTATGGCAGATTTGAGTAGAGACACTGTGTGGATGTTAGAAAATGAATTTACAGATAGATCTTTAATCGAAGCACTTGAGACTTTATGGGCAGATGAAGAAAAACGAAAAAATTTAGGAGATAGAGGTAAAGATGCTATCCGCACTTTACATAATCCACAGGAATGTGCATTTCAATATTTTAAAGCAATTGAACAATTTTATGAAAATCCAAAGTCTATTATTTTTAATTTAATTCATCAAATTTCTAATATTAAAAGTATTGATGAAGAAATATTGATGCTTTTAGTTTCTAATTCTTTAGCAAAAACTTTTCCAGCTTTTCCTATGCAGAAGCAGTTATTTGTTGATATTTCAGAATTTATTCAGCAAGATATAAAAAGTGATCTTCTTCACGTTGTATGGAATGTATTAAAAGAGCTTATTGAAAACCCTCCTATCAGTTATCGTATTGAACCTATATATGTAATGTCAAATAATTTTGGTTTTATGTATGCACGTCAATATACATCTAATAAAATATTAAATATTCCCAATAATTTTTTATTAGATCAACCGATTGATTTTGACAAAGATGATACCCTTATATCATTTAATACCTCATTATCAGATCCATATACTTCAAAGCACAAATACTCTATATTTGAAGCAAAAGGAGTAAAAATTTCTTTTGCATTACACGATTGGTTAAATATGAATAATTTAGCGACTGTTTCAAACGTGGGTAATATAGCTAAAGAGAGTATAGATGTAAAACAATTGCAGAATTATATTATTGAACAACTAGCATGA
- a CDS encoding NAD-dependent epimerase/dehydratase family protein yields MKVLVTGGAGYIGSHSCVELLNAEFDVIVYNIFFNSKLEFLKHVIQITYKKLMFDSSALVYSYSTFQLFTENYSLHITYSQTKLIIKKILCYFRYMYKSICIPLIKILKVIYNG; encoded by the coding sequence ATGAAAGTTTTGGTAACGGGCGGAGCAGGATATATCGGCTCTCATTCCTGCGTGGAGTTACTAAACGCAGAATTTGATGTTATTGTTTATAATATTTTTTTCAATAGCAAGCTTGAATTTTTAAAACATGTAATACAAATTACATATAAGAAGCTTATGTTTGACTCCTCTGCTTTAGTGTATAGCTATTCTACATTTCAATTATTTACAGAAAATTATTCTTTACATATTACTTATAGTCAAACTAAACTAATTATTAAAAAGATACTATGTTATTTTAGATATATGTATAAAAGTATATGTATCCCCTTAATAAAAATCCTAAAGGTTATATATAATGGTTAA
- a CDS encoding class I SAM-dependent methyltransferase — MLNKDFYRAFEERYYAPREIIRELRKQYLPIVEPLISIYSKGNTFDLGCGRGEWLELMQENGFNAFGVDLDEGMLKACYERNLQASQGDAVESIKTLESDSQVFSQCISCCRAYFF; from the coding sequence ATGTTAAATAAAGATTTTTATAGAGCTTTTGAAGAGCGGTATTATGCCCCAAGAGAAATAATTAGAGAATTACGAAAGCAATATTTGCCAATAGTAGAGCCATTAATAAGTATTTATAGCAAGGGAAATACATTTGATTTGGGTTGTGGTAGAGGTGAATGGCTAGAATTAATGCAAGAAAATGGATTTAATGCATTTGGGGTAGACTTAGATGAAGGTATGCTTAAGGCTTGTTATGAAAGAAATTTACAAGCGTCACAAGGAGATGCCGTAGAATCTATAAAAACACTTGAAAGTGATAGTCAAGTTTTTAGTCAGTGCATTTCATGTTGTAGAGCATATTTCTTTTGA
- a CDS encoding ABC transporter permease, with the protein MKQLRAIWAYRFFIISSIKTEFRSRFARSKFGGLWMVLHPLALVLIYALILSQIMTAKLPGVATQYAYPVYILSGMVGWTLFSEILGRSLTVFIDNGNILKKMTFPKLSLPLITIGSSLVNFVLLFFMMFIVFGFLGHLPYHALFWLPLLILITVGLAVGLGLFFGVLNVFIRDVGQVMNIILQFWFWLTPIVYMSSIIPERYHGLLMLNPMTGITMGYQNVLLYDKAPNLSILIYPSIFATISLVVAMIIFKKASEEMADVL; encoded by the coding sequence ATGAAACAATTAAGAGCCATATGGGCATATCGATTTTTTATTATTAGCTCAATTAAAACAGAGTTTCGTTCTCGTTTTGCACGGAGTAAATTTGGCGGATTATGGATGGTTTTACATCCGTTAGCATTAGTGCTTATATATGCTTTAATACTTTCTCAGATAATGACTGCTAAATTACCTGGAGTAGCAACGCAATACGCCTATCCGGTTTATATACTATCGGGAATGGTTGGTTGGACTCTATTTTCAGAAATACTAGGTCGTTCGTTAACCGTTTTTATAGACAATGGAAACATACTTAAAAAAATGACATTTCCAAAACTATCACTCCCTTTAATTACCATAGGAAGTTCACTTGTAAACTTTGTGTTACTTTTTTTCATGATGTTTATAGTTTTTGGATTTTTAGGTCATTTGCCTTATCACGCTTTGTTCTGGCTGCCGCTACTTATACTTATAACTGTTGGATTAGCAGTAGGACTAGGTTTGTTTTTTGGTGTTCTAAATGTATTTATACGAGATGTTGGTCAAGTGATGAACATAATTTTGCAGTTTTGGTTTTGGCTGACACCTATCGTCTACATGTCATCTATCATACCTGAACGATACCATGGTTTGCTAATGCTAAATCCAATGACCGGAATCACCATGGGATACCAAAATGTACTTCTATATGATAAAGCACCTAATTTGAGTATTCTCATATATCCAAGTATCTTTGCTACTATAAGCTTGGTCGTGGCAATGATAATCTTTAAAAAAGCAAGTGAAGAAATGGCGGATGTACTGTAA